In Hyperolius riggenbachi isolate aHypRig1 chromosome 10, aHypRig1.pri, whole genome shotgun sequence, a genomic segment contains:
- the LOC137534615 gene encoding oocyte zinc finger protein XlCOF8.4-like isoform X2 has product MYKDTEGIHDRLIKLTLEILHLLTGEAYGPVEKTDSCETSSSLPIAPQGQGRSQSPHLEPPPPSLTTKRNSKKIQEATNKTNELLTGEVPMSCQDVTDSFSIEEWQYLEGHKDVYKNVVMENHPPLISPGLIEAAETEFTSNYIKEQTRGHKHLLHHDRSISEDCTQRTSTCVKEESITHTKHLTNFGIYSPLVHTGPLTSGNGELLAYHNEKCLPQPNASTSSYGALPPPAQVKEELLPAEVHLTPSSSFLTLHTQSTRTHVKKEPISQKPEDHLLHSRASEFPQSMKEETNSGAEEDFTITTFFVGEDSQPLPSNTKDIQTINQNQQTECNRVSCSFCGECFYDKAALLAHHSTHAGEENFHSSGQRSNSNLAERKKYVCPNCGKCFTRGSSLAVHQRSHTGERPFTCQICGKDFIVRSHLVVHQRYHSGEKPYTCSICGKSFISSSELLRHRKYHMEKKPYSCSTCGKGFVMNSALIRHERVHTKNPQLS; this is encoded by the exons gcTTATGGCCCAGTGGAGAAGACTGACAGCTGTGAGACTTCCAGCAGTCTTCCTATTGCACCACAAGGACAGGGCAGAAGTCAGAGCCCCCACTTGgagcccccacctccctcactgacaactaaaagaaacagcaagaaaatccaagaagctaccaacaAGACCAatgagctgctgacaggagag GTTCCTATGAGCTGCCAGGATGTCACTGACAGTTTCTCCATTGAAGAGTGGCAGTATTTAGAAGGACACAAGGATGTGTATAAGAATGTTGTGATGGAGAATCACCCACCCCTCATATCACCAG gcTTAATTGAAGCTGCTGAAACTGAATTTACATCTAACTATATTAAGGAGCAAACCCGGGGTCATAAACATCTCCTGCACCATGATAGATCTATTTCTGAGGACTGTACACAACGCACATCTACCTGTGTCAAGGAAGAATCcatcacacacacaaaacatCTCACAAACTTTGGAATTTACTCACCTCTTGTTCATACAGGGCCCTTAACTTCTGGTAACGGGGAACTCCTTGCCTACCACAATGAAAAATGTCTTCCCCAGCCCAATGCTTCTACATCTTCATATGGTGCTTTACCTCCACCTGCTCAAGTCAAGGAAGAACTGCTTCCAGCTGAGGTACATCTCACCCCCTCTTCCAGCTTCTTGACGCTTCATACTCAGTCTACACGAACTCATGTCAAGAAGGAGCCAATCTCACAGAAACCAGAAGACCATCTTCTGCATTCCAGAGCATCGGAGTTTCCTCAGTCTATGAAGGAGGAAACAAATTCAGGTGCTGAAGAAGATTTCACAATTACCACCTTTTTTGTAGGAGAAGATTCCCAGCCTTTACCTTCCAATACAAAGGACATCCAGACTATTAATCAGAACCAGCAGACTGAATGTAATAGAGTATCCTGTTCTTTTTGCGGGGAGTGTTTTTACGATAAAGCTGCACTTCTGGCCCATCACAGCACTCACGCTGGAGAAGAAAACTTTCACTCATCAGGGCAGAGGTCTAATTCTAACCTTGCAGAAAGGAAGAAgtatgtttgcccaaattgtggtAAGTGTTTTACTCGAGGCTCCAGTCTTGCTGTCCATCAAAGATCCCACACTGGGGAAAGACCTTTTACCTGCCAGATATGTGGGAAAGACTTTATCGTCCGGTCGCATCTTGTGGTTCATCAGCGATATCATTCTGGGGAGAAACCATACACTTGCTCAATATGTGGAAAGTCATTCATCAGTTCCTCGGAGCTTCTGAGGCATCGGAAATATCATATGGAAAAGAAGCCATATTCCTGCTCAACATGTGGGAAAGGGTTCGTCATGAATTCGGCATTGATTCGGCACGAGCGGGTTCATACAAAGAACCCTCAGCTTTCTTGA